One Vicia villosa cultivar HV-30 ecotype Madison, WI unplaced genomic scaffold, Vvil1.0 ctg.001916F_1_1, whole genome shotgun sequence genomic window carries:
- the LOC131637122 gene encoding uncharacterized protein LOC131637122 translates to MGGQLLIVVGRDPNDQYFPLAFGVVVTETKETWRWFIDLLMGDIGLEKRYVLLSDQQKGLVFVFEEMNERVEHRLCLRHLYANFKNIFGWGALIRDLMMGAAKATYYQGWLTKMNELKEVDKKARSWLMEVPPKSWCKHAFSFYPKCDVIMNNIFESFNATILAARDKPILTMSEWIKKYLMNRCSTSVLKLEKWPHKVMPIPRKRLDHRVIMSGQWHVVATLGFRQQTPEDFVDDCYSREKYKLCYGFAVSPINGHDMWPESCKSTTQDPNGLKRKKKVKTQPTQSDGDVTTQTDGNENGASQTDVVQTGASQTDVVQTSATAASQGDTAQGVATQADASQVILFTGKPTCNWMLV, encoded by the exons atggggggTCAGTTGCTAATTGTTGTGGGAAGGGACCCTAATGACCAGTATTTTCCTTTAGCATTTGGTGTAGTTGTAACAGAAACAAAGGAGACATGGAGATGGTTTATTGACCTGTTGATGGGAGACATTGGGCTGGAAAAGAGATATGTTTTATtatctgatcaacaaaag GGCCTAGTTTTTGTTTTTGAAGAGATGAATGAAAGGGTAGAACATAGGCTGTGCTTGAGGCATCTGTATGCAAATTTCAAAAACATATTTGGTTGGGGAGCTTTGATTAGAGACTTGATGATGGGGGCTGCAAAAGCAACATACTACCAAGGATGGTTGACCAAGATGAATGAACTGAAGGAAGTTGACAAGAAGGCACGTAGTTGGCTTATGGAAGTTCCTCCCAAAAgttggtgtaagcatgctttcAGCTTTTATCCAAAGTGTGATGTTATTATGAATAACATTTTTGAGTCATTCAATGCAACAATATTAGCTGCTAGGGATAAACCAATTTTGACCATGTCAGAATGGATTAAGAAATATTTAATGAATAGGTGCTCTACTTCTGTATTGAAATTGGAAAAATGGCCACACAAGGTGATGCCCATTCCTAGGAAAAGATTGGACCACAGGGTTATTATGAGTGGCCAATG GCATGTTGTAGCAACATTAGGTTTTAGACAACAAACTCCTGAGGACTTTGTTGATGACTGTTATTCTAGAGAAAAATATAAATTGTGTTATGGGTTTGCTGTCAGTCCAATTAATGGACATGATATGTGGCCTGAG TCTTGTAAGAGTACTACTCAGGATCCAAATGGTCTCAAAAGAAAG AAAAAGGTCAAGACACAACCAACTCAAAGCGATGGAGATGTTACTACTCAAACTGATGGAAATGAAAATGGTGCAAGTCAAACTGATGTTGTTCAAACTGGTGCAAGTCAAACTGATGTTGTTCAAACTAGTGCAACTGCTGCAAGTCAAGGTGATACCGCTCAAGGTGTTGCAACTCAGGCAGATGCTTCTCAAGTCATTCTCTTCACGGGAAAACCGACATGCAATTGGATGCTCGTGTAG